A window of the Syntrophorhabdaceae bacterium genome harbors these coding sequences:
- a CDS encoding GspH/FimT family pseudopilin, whose protein sequence is MKKNGFTLVELLAVIAIVGILSGIAVGNLRGLASKYQLENQVREMYADLMSARMMAMNKNRAVFVNLAVTGQCTLYEDVNNDGTLNTASDTQIVRQKPQAYSFFGTTVSNRAMTWNGSNPIEFNSRGLANTQGTICVYSTVNPSYDCVTISTTRIILGKLTVQGTCNAANCVAK, encoded by the coding sequence ATGAAAAAGAACGGATTTACATTAGTTGAATTGTTGGCAGTTATTGCAATCGTCGGGATTCTTTCCGGTATTGCCGTTGGCAACCTAAGGGGACTGGCAAGCAAGTATCAACTGGAAAATCAGGTGAGAGAGATGTATGCGGATTTGATGAGTGCGCGGATGATGGCAATGAATAAAAACAGGGCTGTTTTTGTAAATCTTGCCGTAACAGGTCAATGCACGCTATATGAAGACGTAAATAATGACGGCACCTTGAATACGGCATCAGATACGCAGATAGTGAGGCAGAAACCGCAAGCCTATTCTTTTTTTGGAACAACGGTGAGCAACAGGGCAATGACGTGGAACGGAAGTAACCCCATTGAATTCAATTCCAGGGGCCTTGCAAACACCCAGGGTACTATTTGCGTCTATTCGACGGTTAACCCGTCATATGATTGTGTTACAATCTCAACTACGAGGATTATCCTCGGAAAATTAACCGTTCAGGGGACATGTAATGCAGCGAATTGCGTTGCGAAATAA
- a CDS encoding prepilin-type N-terminal cleavage/methylation domain-containing protein, with product MQRIALRNNKGFTIIEVLVAVCILTISMLAILEAVVIAIEHNMNNVSRDESVRIAETKMNELRNSDFTTLANGNSSVSRNIRNLTRTFNVQWIVSNLSSNSIAVQVIVNWSHKGIQHSHSISSVISR from the coding sequence ATGCAGCGAATTGCGTTGCGAAATAACAAAGGCTTCACGATTATCGAGGTATTGGTCGCAGTTTGTATCCTTACCATAAGCATGCTTGCCATCCTTGAAGCCGTTGTTATAGCAATAGAGCACAATATGAACAACGTTTCCCGTGATGAATCTGTAAGGATCGCGGAGACGAAGATGAACGAGTTAAGAAATAGCGATTTCACTACTCTGGCGAATGGGAATTCAAGCGTTTCCCGAAATATCAGGAATCTCACAAGGACTTTTAATGTTCAATGGATAGTGAGCAACCTTTCGTCGAACAGCATCGCGGTGCAGGTTATTGTGAACTGGAGCCATAAAGGGATACAGCACTCACACAGCATATCCTCGGTGATAAGCAGGTGA
- a CDS encoding PilW family protein yields the protein MPKKITFIQNRQGGYSLIELLIVVTLLAIVVIMSSDTFTIAIKQSGQQTKIVEAQVEGIIGLELLRYDIEHAGYGLPWAFQNAINYNEASTSPATNYNDSSSNVPRAIAFGNDVGFNLSDYLVIKSTAASINSAAQKWTYIITGSQAKRWSYDGTTYPATINLENGNKVIVIKPRFDSTSVPTLVMDGSDFTCTFHSTNFPSEFAPSAPAERFMIYGMTDSASVTSLRMPFNRTDYYIKRPADIPTHCAPGTGILYKGVINHGDGALTELPVIDCVADMQVIFRLDANGDGTIDSQINNLSALTAQQIREQIKEVRVYILAQEGQQDTGYSHSTQIVTMGEFGLGRNFDLATYIGTGWNRYRWKTYTLTVRPKDLS from the coding sequence ATGCCGAAGAAGATTACCTTCATACAGAACAGACAAGGCGGTTATAGTTTGATAGAACTGCTTATAGTTGTTACGTTGCTTGCGATTGTTGTCATTATGAGCAGTGATACCTTCACTATCGCCATAAAACAATCGGGCCAGCAGACGAAGATCGTTGAAGCGCAGGTGGAAGGGATTATTGGCCTCGAGTTGTTGAGGTATGATATAGAACATGCAGGGTATGGGTTGCCATGGGCCTTCCAGAACGCCATTAATTATAACGAGGCTTCAACGTCACCGGCTACCAATTACAATGACTCGTCGTCTAATGTACCGCGGGCAATTGCCTTTGGAAACGATGTTGGCTTCAATCTTTCCGACTACCTCGTTATTAAATCTACTGCGGCTTCTATAAACAGCGCTGCTCAAAAGTGGACATATATTATAACCGGGAGCCAGGCAAAGAGATGGTCTTACGACGGCACAACGTATCCCGCCACTATTAACCTGGAGAACGGAAACAAGGTAATCGTTATCAAGCCGAGGTTTGATTCTACCAGCGTACCGACCCTTGTGATGGACGGATCCGATTTTACCTGTACCTTCCACTCGACGAATTTCCCGTCTGAATTTGCACCGAGTGCCCCTGCAGAGAGATTTATGATATATGGGATGACTGATTCAGCCAGTGTCACATCTCTGCGTATGCCTTTTAACAGGACCGACTATTACATCAAAAGGCCTGCCGATATTCCTACCCATTGTGCACCGGGGACGGGAATTTTATATAAAGGGGTTATAAACCATGGTGATGGTGCCCTGACAGAACTGCCTGTAATAGATTGTGTGGCAGACATGCAGGTGATCTTCAGGCTTGATGCGAACGGTGACGGTACTATCGATTCACAGATAAATAATCTTTCCGCCTTAACCGCTCAACAGATACGGGAACAGATCAAAGAGGTCAGGGTCTATATTCTTGCCCAGGAAGGTCAGCAGGATACAGGATACAGTCATTCGACTCAGATCGTTACTATGGGAGAGTTTGGTCTCGGAAGAAACTTTGACCTTGCCACATATATTGGGACAGGATGGAACAGGTACAGATGGAAGACATATACACTTACCGTGCGACCAAAAGACCTGTCTTAG
- a CDS encoding Ig-like domain-containing protein, with the protein MPTKIRRRIKVVPPPKKKLFDAKSIVFIIVFLAALISYIVYSGSGKKESPVVETSQGTAGKTESTGTQTFEAKTNVPSITKAKLQVESVDNKDNLKIIAEGNMIGNAPVSFRYAWTKNGQPVEGGGNSISGFKRGDKIGVKITPYVGEMLGQPRTLTTEIKNSTPKVTEDKQVVFEGNIMKYQVKATDPDGDKLTYALMDAPQGMTIDSATGLVQWPVKDDFSGKVSFKVKISDGNGGEIIYGLSANVEKPPEKPAAKTTPAKK; encoded by the coding sequence ATGCCTACTAAAATAAGAAGAAGAATAAAGGTCGTTCCTCCCCCAAAGAAGAAGCTTTTCGATGCTAAATCGATAGTTTTTATAATAGTCTTTTTAGCGGCCTTAATTTCATACATTGTATATTCCGGTTCAGGAAAGAAGGAATCCCCTGTGGTCGAAACAAGCCAGGGAACTGCCGGAAAAACAGAATCCACGGGAACGCAGACCTTCGAAGCAAAAACGAATGTGCCGTCGATCACGAAGGCAAAATTGCAGGTTGAATCTGTTGACAATAAAGACAACCTGAAAATCATTGCCGAAGGGAACATGATAGGCAATGCGCCGGTTTCCTTCAGGTACGCATGGACAAAAAACGGTCAACCCGTTGAAGGCGGTGGTAATAGCATCAGCGGGTTTAAAAGAGGAGACAAGATCGGCGTAAAGATCACCCCTTACGTCGGAGAGATGCTCGGGCAGCCGAGGACATTAACGACTGAAATAAAGAACTCAACCCCTAAAGTAACGGAAGACAAACAGGTGGTGTTCGAAGGAAACATCATGAAATACCAGGTCAAGGCAACTGACCCTGACGGAGATAAGCTGACGTACGCTTTAATGGATGCCCCCCAGGGTATGACGATAGACAGCGCTACAGGCCTTGTCCAGTGGCCGGTAAAGGATGATTTTTCCGGCAAGGTAAGCTTCAAGGTAAAGATATCCGACGGGAACGGGGGAGAGATCATCTATGGTTTGAGCGCCAACGTGGAGAAACCCCCTGAGAAGCCAGCCGCAAAGACAACCCCCGCAAAGAAATAA
- a CDS encoding O-antigen ligase family protein, giving the protein MAALEKLFSIIVFFLIPFLGNNHLSLFYINIDKFWIETSFIIVLIATVFLQYARERDTRTSLLVFLIFFIPFLAMNAAGLAYTWSLFSTLREISVLLLAGCCVTVYAFSEKKEGLLEALAAGAFASSLCAIIQFVVLFPNLFEIFKGGVFSEIVRGQAIPTSSFSYHNTLGGYLACVLPVALHYGVIRKKIPYVVMSAVIITGIILTTSRIAMAIAAIEMLLYISMTVTEKDLKGFFSGLGILVLAGACLYGLFFAGQKGVQAGVRAELEKKSKITQAQITTLNTRTEIWRNGISAFKERPFAGYGPGTFEYAYRRSFDGGVYTQYSHSVVTKILVELGLIGLLCALWYMAGVLYGISRSAKTQQGIFAHVALGAIILFGAVDFAFDIPAFVITFFVFSFTMLPGSVESSTRTGFKHVLACAVLVLLISCLFFTVRANLSKKSIDNGAIYLQGGFIKDAYYAYMDSIHEMPFDNEGRIKAINVLNNVFPNEKDAERKGIFKRMLQGNLMMVEQSRDKDSELFLVTGTAYALLGDKKKAEEYLLNAYSYYPSSAYYIYQITNYYMSLGDLQRALLWTHRIDPYLNKYAASRNPSGLYVYKIRDIEAEIYFKQGNATRAFSVAQANLKDAQSEKYTITSAKARETVSKESLVKYLQDKADRGRW; this is encoded by the coding sequence ATGGCAGCGTTAGAGAAGCTTTTTTCAATAATCGTATTTTTCCTCATCCCTTTTCTCGGCAATAACCACCTTTCACTTTTTTACATCAATATCGACAAATTCTGGATTGAAACATCTTTTATCATCGTGTTGATCGCTACGGTTTTTCTGCAGTACGCCCGAGAGAGGGATACGCGCACGTCACTGCTTGTGTTCCTGATATTTTTCATCCCCTTCCTGGCGATGAACGCTGCGGGTCTTGCCTATACGTGGAGCCTCTTCTCCACGCTCCGGGAGATCAGCGTTCTTTTGCTGGCAGGGTGCTGTGTCACGGTGTATGCTTTCTCGGAGAAAAAGGAAGGATTATTGGAGGCGCTTGCGGCAGGAGCATTCGCTTCGTCGCTTTGCGCCATCATCCAGTTTGTCGTCCTGTTCCCGAACCTTTTTGAGATATTCAAGGGCGGCGTGTTCAGTGAGATCGTAAGGGGGCAGGCCATCCCGACCTCTTCTTTTTCATACCACAATACGCTGGGAGGGTATCTGGCGTGCGTACTTCCCGTTGCTCTCCATTACGGAGTTATAAGAAAAAAGATTCCTTACGTCGTGATGTCGGCAGTCATCATTACCGGGATCATCCTTACGACGTCCCGGATAGCAATGGCTATCGCCGCCATTGAGATGCTTCTCTACATTTCGATGACGGTGACCGAAAAGGATCTGAAGGGTTTCTTTTCAGGATTGGGAATACTGGTCCTTGCCGGCGCATGTCTCTACGGGCTTTTCTTTGCAGGTCAGAAAGGCGTGCAGGCCGGCGTGAGGGCAGAACTGGAAAAGAAGTCAAAGATCACCCAGGCGCAGATCACCACGCTGAACACGCGGACGGAGATATGGAGAAACGGGATCAGCGCCTTCAAGGAAAGGCCTTTTGCCGGCTACGGCCCCGGGACATTTGAATACGCGTACAGGAGGTCGTTCGACGGCGGCGTATACACGCAGTATTCTCACAGCGTTGTAACGAAGATACTTGTTGAGCTCGGCCTGATCGGTCTGCTGTGCGCTCTATGGTATATGGCCGGCGTCCTCTACGGGATATCGAGATCGGCAAAGACGCAGCAGGGCATCTTTGCGCATGTCGCGTTGGGTGCGATCATCCTTTTTGGCGCTGTCGATTTTGCCTTTGACATCCCTGCCTTTGTCATAACCTTTTTTGTTTTTTCCTTCACCATGTTGCCAGGGTCGGTGGAGAGTTCGACGAGGACAGGCTTTAAGCATGTCCTCGCCTGCGCTGTCCTTGTGTTGCTGATAAGCTGCCTGTTCTTTACTGTGAGAGCAAACCTGTCAAAAAAATCGATCGATAACGGCGCAATATACCTCCAGGGTGGTTTTATAAAGGACGCATATTACGCATATATGGATTCCATTCACGAGATGCCTTTCGACAACGAGGGACGCATAAAGGCAATAAACGTACTGAACAATGTATTTCCGAACGAGAAGGACGCAGAAAGAAAAGGGATATTCAAACGCATGCTTCAGGGCAATCTTATGATGGTCGAGCAGTCGAGAGACAAAGACTCGGAGCTTTTTTTAGTGACCGGGACAGCATATGCATTGCTCGGCGACAAAAAGAAGGCAGAGGAATATTTGCTCAATGCCTATTCATACTATCCATCGTCGGCATATTACATTTATCAGATAACAAATTATTACATGTCCCTTGGCGACTTACAAAGGGCGCTCCTCTGGACGCACAGGATCGACCCCTATTTAAACAAGTATGCAGCATCCAGAAACCCCAGTGGCTTATATGTTTACAAGATAAGAGATATTGAAGCCGAGATCTACTTCAAGCAAGGCAACGCAACTCGTGCGTTCTCTGTAGCGCAGGCAAACCTTAAAGACGCACAAAGTGAAAAATATACCATCACGAGCGCCAAAGCGCGAGAGACGGTATCAAAAGAATCGTTGGTCAAATACCTTCAAGACAAGGCAGATCGGGGACGTTGGTAA
- a CDS encoding glycosyltransferase — protein sequence MDKTPKISIVLPTYNGTRFLHESIASCLDQSCKDIELIIVDDCSTEDVSRITGRFNDERMRLIRNESNLGLPGALNEGFRVAAGDYLTWTSDDNYYAQGAIEAMRDRLDENPAIDFVYCNYTFIDNDGRLGESIRTGVPGELDSSNCIGPCFLYRRRVYEVVGDYDRNCSLAEDYDYWLRVRKRFSMEKIDEDLYFFRLHGSSLTERYRDTDYLRRQVEMVRKKNMSIATYYFLRSRESFSLGNNRESFKFAFLSALFNPFNSHVWAIMVRALYRKLRKMLAGPL from the coding sequence ATGGACAAGACACCGAAGATATCGATAGTCCTGCCGACATATAACGGCACAAGGTTCCTGCACGAATCCATCGCGAGCTGCCTGGATCAATCATGCAAGGATATCGAGCTTATCATTGTGGACGATTGTTCCACTGAAGATGTTTCACGCATCACCGGCCGTTTTAACGATGAGAGGATGCGTCTTATCAGAAATGAGAGCAACCTGGGCCTTCCCGGCGCATTGAACGAAGGGTTCAGGGTCGCTGCCGGAGATTACCTGACGTGGACTTCGGATGACAATTATTATGCTCAAGGCGCCATCGAAGCGATGCGCGATAGGCTTGACGAGAACCCTGCTATAGATTTTGTTTATTGCAATTATACATTCATCGACAACGATGGCCGCCTTGGTGAATCGATCCGGACAGGAGTACCAGGCGAGCTGGATTCGTCCAACTGCATAGGCCCCTGCTTTTTATACAGGAGAAGGGTTTACGAGGTTGTGGGCGATTACGACCGGAATTGCTCTTTAGCCGAGGACTACGATTATTGGCTGAGGGTAAGAAAAAGATTTTCTATGGAAAAGATCGACGAAGATCTCTATTTCTTCAGGCTCCACGGATCTTCTCTTACGGAAAGATACAGGGATACGGACTATCTGCGCAGGCAGGTCGAAATGGTGAGAAAGAAAAACATGTCAATAGCAACGTATTATTTCTTAAGGAGCAGAGAATCTTTTTCCCTGGGCAACAACAGGGAGTCCTTCAAATTCGCCTTTCTATCGGCTCTGTTTAATCCTTTTAACAGCCATGTCTGGGCAATAATGGTCAGGGCCCTTTACAGAAAGCTTCGAAAAATGCTTGCCGGACCTTTGTAA
- a CDS encoding methyltransferase domain-containing protein, with amino-acid sequence MGKILAYLKRFCSLSGPRLLRPAVPMCYDGLKWIAGNAINGAGIPVSNVLKKPYPEVTGYVIPTLLNFGKFELALQLARWLISVQNKDGSWSDPSGETSYTFDSGQVLKGLLAVLPRLPEAEDAIRRGCEWMLAQIKPDGRVTTPDKGSWILPGGEEVSENIHLYTLEALRNAGMLFNEPRYIEAVERASAYYLAQPALTRFNTLSHFHAYVLEALVDLGHPDTAADGMDEVERLQRKDGSIPAYPDVSWACSTGIAQYAVIWYKLGKREPAEKALGCLSRIQNRSGGFFGSYGRGANYFPDEEISWAAKFALDAYYWHIRTAFDAEVRLYSDTIEESDGRFQAVLNGLGDLSGLSVLDAGCGKGRFARALLARYPSARICGVDISDTMLLHVPPGIKTKQGSLLNLPFGDSSFDRAYCVEALEHAIDPSTAISELCRVVRPGGLIVIVDKNIQRKGALETEAWEQWFEQNEIEILLGRHCRDVRSEFITYGERSEPDGLFIVWQGTRT; translated from the coding sequence ATGGGTAAGATCCTTGCATATCTAAAACGCTTTTGCTCATTGTCGGGTCCACGCCTTCTCCGTCCTGCTGTCCCGATGTGCTACGACGGCCTGAAATGGATTGCCGGCAACGCGATCAACGGCGCCGGGATCCCTGTCTCCAACGTTCTGAAAAAACCCTATCCTGAGGTGACCGGATATGTTATTCCCACTCTTTTGAATTTTGGTAAGTTTGAACTGGCTCTCCAGCTTGCACGCTGGTTGATATCCGTCCAGAATAAAGACGGCTCCTGGTCGGACCCTTCAGGGGAAACATCCTATACTTTTGACAGCGGCCAGGTCCTGAAAGGGCTTCTCGCAGTCCTCCCCCGATTGCCCGAAGCTGAAGATGCGATCCGTCGCGGATGCGAATGGATGCTCGCGCAGATCAAGCCTGACGGACGGGTCACCACGCCCGACAAGGGCAGCTGGATATTGCCCGGCGGAGAAGAGGTGAGCGAGAACATCCACCTGTACACGCTCGAAGCGTTGCGCAATGCCGGCATGCTCTTCAACGAGCCCCGTTATATTGAGGCTGTGGAACGGGCCTCAGCATATTACCTGGCTCAACCGGCTCTTACCCGCTTCAATACCCTGTCCCACTTTCATGCCTATGTGCTGGAAGCGCTTGTGGACCTCGGTCATCCGGACACAGCAGCAGACGGAATGGACGAAGTGGAGCGCCTGCAGAGAAAGGACGGTTCCATACCGGCCTACCCTGACGTAAGCTGGGCATGCTCCACCGGCATAGCGCAATATGCCGTCATCTGGTACAAACTGGGCAAGCGCGAACCTGCTGAAAAAGCGCTTGGTTGTCTAAGCCGCATACAGAACCGCTCGGGCGGGTTCTTCGGCAGCTACGGCCGCGGCGCAAACTATTTCCCCGACGAAGAGATCAGCTGGGCTGCCAAATTCGCCCTCGACGCCTATTACTGGCACATCCGTACGGCTTTCGATGCCGAAGTGCGCCTTTACTCCGACACCATCGAGGAGAGCGACGGGCGTTTTCAGGCTGTATTAAATGGCCTCGGCGATCTTTCGGGCCTGAGCGTTCTTGACGCCGGCTGCGGAAAGGGGCGTTTTGCACGGGCGCTGCTCGCGAGGTATCCATCGGCCAGGATCTGCGGCGTTGACATCTCAGATACAATGCTCCTCCACGTGCCGCCCGGGATCAAAACCAAACAGGGCAGCCTCCTGAACCTGCCCTTCGGCGATAGCTCCTTCGATCGTGCCTACTGCGTAGAAGCCCTTGAGCACGCAATAGATCCATCAACGGCTATCTCTGAGCTTTGCCGGGTGGTAAGACCCGGGGGCCTCATCGTGATCGTGGACAAGAACATACAGCGCAAGGGTGCCCTTGAGACCGAGGCGTGGGAACAATGGTTCGAACAGAATGAGATCGAGATATTGCTGGGCAGGCATTGCCGCGATGTGCGGTCGGAATTTATCACCTATGGAGAAAGATCTGAACCAGACGGTCTGTTTATCGTTTGGCAAGGGACGCGTACATAA